From a region of the Acidobacteriota bacterium genome:
- a CDS encoding type II CAAX endopeptidase family protein, which translates to MEETPRDAPENTPQHDAARTGQEKSPQDLDPPRQPTWWLWLLLSLFVGAFMVLAFLQQQELHQSSSSPLTQPLGDLAEDPHFRLTSRYALGVYRLSKMGIAVGGSAEDETSSEQLVDSMLEEVESSAATLVSRLRTVPVLAEMRGRDAALQRLEEVKGSISAVIAGSGDDQAPSVSPQSLEEDAQVFATIYQQGSDSLSQEQRQRLIDRHHWYARLALEQGGDESVSAHSVIWRTTIVLLSAGLGLLAAAATGFVLLAAAILLFAREHLRTHYRTLRSQSAALSRPLLEVVVFFLPLLLMLTVIGEGIGQLLGGVPLLAIVLWGALLAPLWPLLRGVSRRQLRQALGWNRGRGAGWEVLSGVGGYLAGIPVMAAGVAATFFISQVFETQPSHPAALEALSGGFWQILQIYLLACVWAPVVEESVFRGALFSHLRMRYSGATSALLSGIIFAAIHPQGLAALPVLTAIGFVLAMLREWRDSLIAPMTAHALNNFLAITLLLLLFR; encoded by the coding sequence GTGGAAGAGACACCCAGGGACGCCCCGGAGAACACGCCCCAGCACGATGCTGCAAGAACTGGACAAGAAAAATCTCCGCAGGACCTTGACCCGCCGCGCCAGCCGACGTGGTGGCTTTGGCTGCTGCTGTCCCTGTTCGTGGGCGCATTCATGGTGCTGGCCTTCCTCCAGCAACAAGAGCTTCACCAGTCCAGCTCGTCGCCGCTGACGCAGCCGCTGGGAGATCTCGCTGAAGATCCTCACTTCCGCCTGACCTCCCGCTATGCGCTGGGCGTCTATCGCCTCTCCAAGATGGGGATCGCAGTCGGCGGTAGTGCCGAAGATGAAACGAGTTCGGAGCAGCTTGTGGACTCGATGCTGGAGGAAGTGGAATCTTCCGCCGCGACGCTTGTTAGCCGGCTCCGCACCGTCCCTGTCCTGGCCGAGATGCGGGGAAGAGATGCCGCTCTGCAACGCCTTGAAGAGGTCAAGGGCTCCATCTCGGCCGTCATTGCCGGCTCTGGCGACGACCAAGCACCCTCGGTTTCTCCCCAGAGCCTGGAAGAGGACGCTCAGGTCTTCGCCACCATCTACCAGCAAGGCTCCGACTCGCTCTCCCAGGAGCAGCGCCAGAGGTTGATCGATCGCCATCACTGGTATGCCCGCTTGGCGCTGGAGCAGGGCGGCGACGAGTCGGTGTCGGCCCATTCCGTCATCTGGAGAACGACAATCGTCCTCTTGTCGGCAGGACTGGGACTGCTTGCGGCAGCCGCGACGGGATTCGTGCTCTTGGCGGCGGCAATTCTCCTTTTCGCCAGAGAACACCTGCGGACACACTACCGGACCCTGCGCAGTCAATCCGCCGCCCTGAGCCGTCCTTTGTTGGAAGTCGTCGTCTTCTTCTTGCCGCTGCTGCTGATGCTGACCGTGATTGGGGAAGGGATAGGACAGCTCTTGGGAGGCGTACCCCTGCTGGCCATCGTCCTTTGGGGAGCATTGCTGGCGCCGCTCTGGCCGCTGCTGCGGGGCGTTTCGCGGAGGCAGTTGAGGCAGGCGCTGGGCTGGAATCGGGGACGCGGCGCCGGATGGGAAGTGCTCAGCGGGGTGGGCGGCTACCTGGCCGGAATTCCAGTGATGGCGGCGGGAGTGGCAGCGACCTTCTTCATCTCTCAGGTTTTCGAGACCCAACCCAGCCACCCGGCGGCTCTGGAAGCGTTGAGCGGCGGATTCTGGCAGATCTTGCAGATCTATCTGCTGGCCTGCGTGTGGGCTCCCGTGGTGGAGGAGTCGGTTTTTCGAGGAGCCCTCTTCAGCCACCTGCGTATGCGCTACTCCGGAGCGACATCGGCGTTGTTGTCGGGGATTATTTTTGCCGCTATCCATCCTCAGGGACTGGCCGCCCTGCCCGTTTTGACCGCCATCGGATTCGTGCTGGCCATGCTGCGCGAATGGAGGGATTCGCTGATCGCCCCCATGACGGCCCATGCCCTCAACAACTTCCTGGCGATCACTCTCCTCTTGCTGCTCTTCCGCTGA
- a CDS encoding tyrosine-type recombinase/integrase, whose protein sequence is MASNRSKLHQICADFLHHLSATKNLSRHTHRAYETDLRDFLTFVGGHKTLEVCTRELLQSYMHHLQHERELKTSTVKRRLACLRQLFLWLEDEERIEVTPFQRLRVRLRLPHRLPRTLTRREVRALILESAKRLGIYRNKRYTPQNLPLHPDPDALQQLTTLVCIELLFSTGIRVGELVAIRLRDLDIDTSTILIQGKGHRQRHVFLPDDTLHALISRYLQIRSSLHPTTSQLILHPSLDRLTTTAHVRRWIAEAGRQASLTRRITPHMFRHTAATHLLEAGLDIRYVQRLLGHQSLTTTQIYTAVDSSHLRSLVRKYNCRGTLRRH, encoded by the coding sequence ATGGCAAGCAACCGATCTAAACTGCACCAGATTTGTGCCGATTTTCTGCACCACCTGAGCGCCACCAAGAACCTGTCCCGGCACACCCACCGCGCCTACGAAACCGACCTGCGCGACTTCCTTACCTTCGTCGGAGGACACAAGACGCTGGAGGTGTGCACCCGGGAGCTTTTGCAGTCTTACATGCACCATTTGCAGCACGAGCGCGAACTCAAGACCTCCACCGTCAAGCGCCGCCTGGCTTGCCTGCGTCAACTCTTCCTCTGGCTGGAGGACGAGGAGCGCATCGAAGTCACGCCCTTTCAGCGCTTGCGTGTCCGCCTGCGTCTTCCTCACCGCCTCCCCCGCACCTTGACCCGCAGGGAGGTCCGAGCCCTGATCCTGGAGTCGGCCAAACGCCTGGGAATCTACCGCAACAAGCGTTACACTCCTCAGAACCTCCCCCTACACCCTGACCCGGATGCCCTGCAGCAACTCACCACCCTGGTCTGCATCGAACTTCTCTTCTCCACCGGAATCCGCGTCGGCGAACTGGTCGCCATCCGTCTGCGCGACCTCGACATCGACACCTCCACCATCCTCATCCAAGGAAAGGGCCACCGCCAGCGCCATGTCTTCCTCCCCGACGACACCCTCCACGCCCTCATTTCCCGCTACCTTCAAATCCGCTCTTCCCTGCACCCCACAACCTCCCAACTCATCCTCCACCCTTCTCTGGACCGCCTCACCACCACGGCTCACGTCCGCCGCTGGATCGCCGAAGCCGGCCGCCAGGCTTCGCTAACCCGCCGCATCACCCCCCATATGTTCCGTCACACCGCCGCCACCCATTTGCTCGAGGCCGGCCTAGACATCCGCTACGTCCAACGCCTCCTAGGCCACCAAAGCCTCACCACGACACAGATATACACAGCTGTAGACAGTTCACATCTTAGAAGTCTCGTCCGGAAGTACAACTGCAGAGGAACTCTTAGGAGGCACTGA
- a CDS encoding glycosyl hydrolase family 18 protein: MSKETFIAYWSGEEPTGPEHSPTLEQTPDFVDIVILFYVLINDDGSLNFDRLVLHNDQATIMGWMEDIRQRQQNQQRKTKFTLGILSGSFPEQDPSTFAQTVAAAAEDWGVDGITVDYEPPTSDPSIINVVKAIRSALPSGSIMTAPIYGAWLGNPQLQPFAQQFDYVSTMDYTPYPGYSSTISLYNDYGQTIGGTDKLAIGVSCMTFTNGNHTPLDDVKKLCAYEPSGGNKLGIMLYTLSYDAPGHGSPYPLFTYTDTIHDSLP, from the coding sequence ATGAGCAAGGAAACCTTTATCGCCTACTGGAGCGGGGAGGAGCCGACGGGGCCCGAGCACTCGCCTACCCTGGAGCAAACGCCGGACTTCGTGGACATCGTCATCCTTTTCTACGTGCTGATCAACGATGACGGCAGTCTCAACTTTGACCGGCTGGTGCTGCACAACGACCAGGCCACCATCATGGGCTGGATGGAGGACATCCGTCAGCGGCAGCAGAACCAGCAGCGCAAGACCAAATTTACGCTGGGGATTCTGAGCGGCAGCTTCCCCGAGCAGGACCCTTCCACCTTCGCGCAAACGGTGGCCGCGGCCGCCGAGGACTGGGGCGTGGACGGTATCACCGTTGACTACGAGCCTCCGACCAGCGACCCTTCCATTATCAACGTGGTGAAGGCCATCAGGAGCGCCTTGCCCTCGGGGTCCATCATGACCGCCCCGATCTACGGCGCCTGGCTGGGCAACCCGCAATTGCAGCCGTTTGCCCAGCAGTTCGACTACGTGTCCACCATGGACTACACGCCTTATCCCGGCTACAGCAGCACCATCTCCCTCTACAACGACTATGGGCAGACCATCGGGGGGACGGACAAGTTGGCCATCGGAGTGAGTTGCATGACGTTTACCAATGGGAATCACACGCCCTTGGATGACGTGAAGAAGCTGTGTGCCTATGAGCCGTCGGGGGGGAATAAGCTGGGTATCATGCTCTATACCCTGTCTTATGACGCGCCTGGTCATGGGAGTCCATATCCCTTGTTTACCTATACGGACACGATTCATGACAGTTTGCCCTGA
- a CDS encoding PIN domain-containing protein has protein sequence MHLEPVRKRLRQSSKRVKSRHLRHHGLGSCLQRPRRQRARRHKASPIFAYHHIPLTEPVFQRAIEIQSKLAKIGRHRLPIPDLIIAATAELHNLTILHYDRDFDRIAEATQQLAGWIIPQGSL, from the coding sequence ATGCACTTGGAACCGGTCCGCAAGCGACTTCGCCAATCATCGAAGCGGGTGAAAAGCCGCCACCTGCGCCATCATGGACTTGGAAGTTGTTTACAGCGCCCGAGGCGCCAAAGAGCACGCCGACATAAGGCGTCGCCGATCTTTGCCTACCACCACATCCCCCTCACCGAACCCGTGTTCCAGCGCGCCATCGAGATCCAGAGCAAGCTGGCGAAGATCGGCCGTCACCGCCTACCCATCCCCGACCTCATCATCGCCGCCACCGCCGAACTCCACAACCTCACCATCCTCCACTACGACCGAGACTTCGACCGCATCGCCGAGGCTACCCAGCAACTCGCAGGCTGGATCATCCCTCAAGGGAGTCTTTAG
- a CDS encoding type II toxin-antitoxin system VapC family toxin, which translates to MILVDANLLVYAFNQSMPQHGKSRQWLEDVLNRHPRIGLPWPSLLAFLRLVTNPRIYQHPASMEDAWSQVQEWLSLEQVWIPQPTRRHADILQDLLSVVGHQSNLVPDAHLAALAIEHGLTLFSADNDFARFPTLTWHNPLREDGRNS; encoded by the coding sequence ATGATCCTGGTGGACGCCAATCTGTTGGTGTACGCCTTCAACCAGAGCATGCCCCAGCACGGCAAGAGCCGTCAATGGTTGGAGGACGTCCTCAACCGCCATCCCCGCATCGGACTCCCCTGGCCCTCTCTGCTGGCCTTCCTGCGCCTCGTCACCAATCCTCGTATCTACCAGCATCCGGCGTCGATGGAGGATGCTTGGTCCCAAGTCCAGGAATGGCTCTCCCTGGAGCAGGTCTGGATTCCCCAACCCACCCGCCGCCATGCGGACATCCTGCAAGACCTCCTCAGCGTGGTGGGACACCAGTCCAACCTCGTCCCCGACGCCCACTTGGCCGCCCTGGCCATCGAACACGGCCTCACCCTTTTCTCGGCCGACAACGACTTCGCCCGCTTCCCCACCCTCACCTGGCACAACCCCCTGCGCGAGGATGGCCGGAACTCCTGA
- a CDS encoding dockerin type I domain-containing protein, which yields MRRFKQLSATSILGLGIVAVAGLLTARGLQEANGAQAPPLQRSQTGHPTFMSPHSNPIVLIGGRVFVANTPADTVDVIDASSHSILARVNVGIDPVAIAVRPDGKEVWVSNHISDSVSVIDSDPQSLTYLQVLATVQDFDPVTKATRFDEPVGLAFADNEKAYVALSSENQVAVISVPERRVVKRLTITAQDPRALTVRGDRLYVIPFESNNQTQISGCTGPVNGDLCTFNAIQHSNNVLSLGIDVDIVKNPAVPDRDLYVFDTTTDRLVRVVSKVGTLLYGLTVDSAGRVFVAQTEARNHVNGRAGTRGDGLAELENRAFLNQIARVDCGGGGCGSPQVIDLEPLPPQHPAPAMALATPYAIQISADDSTLVVSAAGSNKLFTIDAASGQALGRTDVGAVPRGIALESGVQGEPARAWVLNAVSNTVSLVDLSDPSHPEVVETVALEDPTHPEVKRGRMVFHDASASSTGTFSCESCHPDGHTDQLLWVLDTPICSVPGCTQIPPRITMPVRGLRDTAPYHWDGIPGDPYGGRNTANIMGSDPPNSDVNVPESSTRHLVDGGLATTMLRVGDPTVNDEGKPGAFTAGQRDDMARFLLSVPYPPSRRRSFDNVLSDTAERGFKVFHIDGVITADGPNTCGDCHRMPFWVSTNTPETGMDAPTWRGAYDRWLILPQGRVNLVDLMLPSARQTGIVERDMWVGLSPALEPAWNMVTEGSTGFSGSFARQVTLNQGSARSALTDDLLNALEVSASEGAVLLQGEGVFIDGDSALPVRLQYVSGLYVEDGPRPQRFTRSDLIGRASAGELLVTFTGRLGVNVDLDHPQPALWSQGPIEEQRGPQIFPTVLDGSNSMLLSARHVEAGARVYVDGRRILGNVRCHQGGQLPDCSGEDVVVQLATVPPSPGMHFLQVQNSNGLFSNDFIFFSAAGAGCDCDINDDGGVDVADVQSMINEALQSAPPTCDLNQDGAINVADIQAVINAALGGGCQ from the coding sequence ATGAGACGCTTCAAGCAGTTATCCGCAACAAGCATCCTGGGCCTGGGGATCGTAGCCGTGGCCGGACTGCTGACGGCCCGAGGCTTGCAGGAGGCCAACGGCGCCCAAGCGCCTCCCTTGCAGCGCTCCCAGACGGGACATCCCACCTTCATGAGTCCGCATTCCAATCCCATCGTCCTGATCGGCGGACGCGTCTTCGTCGCCAACACTCCCGCCGATACCGTGGACGTCATCGACGCCTCCAGCCATTCCATCCTCGCGCGGGTCAACGTGGGCATCGACCCGGTGGCGATCGCGGTGCGTCCGGACGGCAAGGAAGTCTGGGTCAGCAATCACATCTCAGACTCGGTGAGCGTCATCGACAGCGATCCGCAAAGCCTCACCTACCTGCAAGTCCTGGCCACGGTTCAGGACTTCGACCCCGTCACCAAGGCGACCCGCTTTGACGAGCCTGTGGGGCTGGCTTTCGCCGACAATGAGAAAGCCTACGTGGCGCTGTCGTCAGAGAACCAGGTTGCCGTCATCAGCGTGCCCGAGCGGCGGGTGGTGAAACGGCTGACGATCACGGCCCAGGATCCTCGGGCGTTGACCGTGCGCGGCGACCGGCTCTACGTGATTCCTTTCGAGTCCAACAACCAGACCCAGATCTCGGGCTGCACAGGACCCGTCAATGGGGACTTGTGTACCTTTAATGCCATCCAACATTCCAACAACGTGTTGTCGTTGGGCATCGACGTCGACATCGTCAAGAATCCGGCCGTCCCGGACCGCGACCTTTACGTCTTCGATACGACTACCGACCGCCTGGTCCGGGTTGTCAGCAAGGTGGGGACGTTGCTCTATGGCCTGACCGTGGACTCCGCCGGACGCGTCTTCGTGGCTCAGACGGAGGCCCGCAATCATGTCAACGGCCGGGCCGGGACCCGAGGGGACGGCTTGGCTGAGCTGGAAAACCGGGCCTTCCTCAACCAGATCGCCCGCGTCGACTGCGGCGGGGGGGGCTGCGGCTCTCCCCAGGTGATCGATCTCGAGCCGCTTCCACCCCAGCATCCGGCGCCTGCTATGGCGTTGGCGACGCCTTACGCCATTCAGATCAGCGCCGACGACTCGACGCTGGTCGTCTCGGCGGCTGGCTCCAATAAGCTCTTCACCATCGACGCCGCCAGCGGACAAGCTCTGGGACGCACCGATGTCGGCGCGGTTCCTAGAGGCATCGCGCTGGAGTCGGGCGTCCAGGGTGAGCCGGCCCGGGCCTGGGTACTCAATGCCGTCTCCAACACGGTGTCGCTGGTCGATCTCTCCGATCCCTCCCACCCCGAGGTGGTCGAGACTGTTGCTTTGGAGGATCCCACTCATCCCGAAGTGAAGCGGGGGCGGATGGTCTTTCACGACGCCAGTGCGTCCAGCACGGGGACTTTCTCCTGCGAGAGCTGCCATCCTGACGGGCACACCGACCAGTTGCTGTGGGTATTGGACACGCCGATCTGCAGTGTGCCAGGCTGCACCCAGATTCCGCCTCGCATAACGATGCCGGTCCGGGGTCTGCGCGACACCGCCCCCTATCACTGGGACGGCATTCCCGGCGATCCCTATGGCGGAAGAAACACCGCCAATATCATGGGCTCCGACCCCCCGAACAGCGACGTCAATGTTCCTGAGAGCAGTACCCGCCATCTCGTCGACGGAGGGTTGGCTACCACCATGCTGAGGGTTGGCGACCCGACGGTCAACGACGAAGGCAAACCCGGCGCATTTACAGCCGGCCAGCGCGATGACATGGCCAGGTTCCTGCTCAGCGTACCTTACCCGCCGTCCAGGAGGCGTTCCTTCGACAACGTCCTTTCAGACACCGCCGAGCGGGGCTTCAAGGTCTTTCACATCGACGGAGTCATTACTGCCGATGGCCCCAATACCTGCGGCGACTGTCATCGAATGCCCTTCTGGGTCAGCACCAATACGCCGGAGACGGGGATGGACGCACCCACCTGGCGCGGAGCCTACGACCGCTGGCTGATTCTGCCCCAGGGCCGGGTCAACCTGGTGGACCTCATGCTCCCCTCCGCGCGCCAGACCGGGATCGTGGAGAGGGACATGTGGGTGGGGCTGAGCCCGGCCCTCGAGCCCGCCTGGAACATGGTGACCGAAGGCAGCACCGGTTTCTCCGGATCCTTCGCCCGCCAGGTCACCCTCAATCAGGGCTCCGCCCGGTCCGCCTTGACCGATGACCTGCTCAACGCCTTGGAAGTGTCGGCTAGTGAAGGCGCCGTCCTGCTCCAGGGCGAAGGTGTGTTCATCGACGGCGACAGCGCCCTGCCGGTCCGCTTGCAGTACGTATCGGGCCTCTATGTGGAGGACGGTCCCAGGCCCCAAAGGTTTACCCGCTCCGATCTGATCGGACGCGCCTCGGCCGGGGAGCTGCTCGTCACCTTTACCGGACGCCTGGGCGTCAATGTCGATCTGGATCACCCCCAGCCCGCCCTTTGGAGTCAGGGACCTATCGAGGAGCAACGGGGGCCCCAGATTTTCCCCACCGTCCTGGACGGCAGCAACTCCATGCTGCTCAGCGCACGGCATGTTGAAGCGGGGGCCCGAGTCTATGTCGACGGAAGACGGATCCTGGGCAACGTCCGGTGTCATCAAGGAGGCCAGCTTCCCGACTGCTCGGGCGAGGACGTAGTGGTCCAATTGGCGACGGTTCCCCCGTCGCCCGGCATGCACTTCTTGCAGGTCCAGAACAGCAATGGTCTTTTCAGCAATGATTTCATCTTTTTCTCGGCGGCCGGAGCCGGTTGCGACTGCGACATCAACGACGATGGAGGCGTAGATGTCGCGGACGTGCAGAGCATGATCAACGAAGCCCTGCAAAGCGCCCCGCCCACTTGCGACCTGAATCAAGACGGCGCCATTAACGTGGCCGACATTCAGGCGGTAATCAACGCCGCACTTGGTGGAGGATGCCAATGA
- a CDS encoding DUF2191 domain-containing protein, giving the protein MRTTLTIEEDVAVLIQRLRKERDLTLKEVVNQALRKGLNVMLAPPPESKRYRINPRDLGRCRLNDLDNISEALAIAEGEDYR; this is encoded by the coding sequence ATGAGGACGACGCTGACCATCGAAGAGGACGTGGCGGTACTGATTCAAAGGCTGCGCAAAGAACGCGATCTGACGCTCAAGGAAGTCGTGAATCAAGCCCTGCGCAAGGGCCTCAACGTGATGCTGGCGCCTCCCCCGGAGAGCAAGCGCTACCGGATCAATCCCCGCGATTTGGGACGCTGCCGCCTCAACGATCTCGACAACATCTCCGAAGCTTTGGCCATCGCTGAAGGAGAGGACTACCGATGA
- a CDS encoding DUF2911 domain-containing protein: MHLLVTMVLLLAAPPEDYKDAPFQGWAMSEERGSTRLIYFSKTSDKPWNYSPGQVAIEYGQPPWKQEYAQQFDRLTRGKRWRMGQNYWSNLDTRFPLRMGQTTVQPGIYYAVLERSAEDDWALILLDPDSTYEMKIDAWHVNRKESPEGLRVPLQWSKEERVADKLQIDFTLDEADHRKAVLNIRFGPHRLWVPVQALFQGTQVSPEE; this comes from the coding sequence ATGCATTTACTGGTAACAATGGTGTTGCTTCTGGCGGCGCCGCCGGAAGACTATAAAGACGCGCCTTTTCAAGGCTGGGCGATGAGCGAAGAACGGGGCTCAACCCGCCTGATCTACTTCAGCAAGACCTCGGACAAACCGTGGAACTACTCGCCCGGACAGGTGGCCATCGAATACGGCCAACCTCCCTGGAAGCAGGAGTACGCCCAGCAGTTCGACCGGTTGACCCGGGGCAAGCGCTGGCGCATGGGTCAGAACTACTGGAGCAACCTCGACACCCGTTTTCCCCTGCGCATGGGTCAAACCACCGTCCAGCCCGGAATCTACTACGCGGTGCTGGAACGCAGCGCCGAAGACGACTGGGCACTGATTCTGCTCGATCCCGATTCGACTTACGAGATGAAGATCGACGCCTGGCACGTCAACCGCAAGGAAAGTCCCGAGGGCCTCCGCGTCCCGCTGCAATGGTCGAAGGAAGAGAGGGTGGCCGACAAGCTGCAAATCGACTTCACGCTGGACGAAGCCGACCACCGAAAAGCCGTCCTCAACATCCGCTTCGGCCCCCACCGCCTGTGGGTCCCGGTGCAAGCCCTGTTCCAAGGAACCCAGGTCAGCCCGGAAGAATAG
- a CDS encoding ABC transporter permease, translated as MNKIWTDFRLAFRTFTKSPAFTLITVLTLALGIGANSAIFSVINGVLLKPLPFEDSERLVGVWHTAPGLGFEMVNQSPATYFTYRDENRVFTDIGLWDQTAVTVTGLDQPERVSGLNVTDGTLPLLGVEPVLGRTFSKEDDSPGSPRTVILSYAYWQRHFGGNSGALGKTLNLSGNSHEIIGVLAPGFRFLNTDPELLIPFRFDRSETILGNFSYQGVARLKDGVDLEQANQDVNRMFPMAAENFPGGISLNMLKEAKFAARVHPFKFDAVGDIGSTLWILLGTVGLVLLIACANVANLLLVRAEGRQQELAIRMALGADRWSVARKFLVESLTLGLLGGLAGLALAYGGIRLLLFLEPGSLPRLQEISIDPNVLGFTLGISLLAGVLFGLFPAVKYLRPGLVLALKESGRGGTAGKQRLRARNILVVGQIALALVLLVGSGLMVRSFQAMRQVEPGFTDPDTLQTFRITIPSAVVGDPVESVRMHQQILENVRSIGGVESVGLSNSVPMDGWDSNDALFVEEFPTAPDTLPPIRRFKWVSENYHATIGNPLVAGRAITWDDIYNQRPVVMITEDLAAEYWDDPAQALGKRVMSSLSESNWREIIGVVGRVHDDGVDQDPIKTVYWPLLVRDMWENETFTQRSLVYAIRSPRTGASDFTDELRQAVWAVNPDLPLASVRTQREWLDGSMARTEFTLIMLAIAAGAAILLGAVGIYGVISYAVGQRTQEIGVRMALGARQTDVSRMVLRHGFFLAVIGVGLGLAAAFGLTRLMAALLFGVDPVDPVTYSAVAAALTLIVLSATYLPARRASRLDPTQALRWE; from the coding sequence ATGAACAAGATTTGGACCGACTTCCGTTTGGCCTTTCGCACCTTTACCAAGTCCCCCGCTTTTACGCTCATCACGGTACTGACCCTGGCCTTGGGCATCGGGGCCAACAGCGCCATTTTCAGCGTCATCAACGGCGTCTTGCTCAAGCCTCTCCCCTTCGAGGACTCGGAACGGCTGGTCGGCGTCTGGCATACGGCGCCGGGACTGGGATTCGAGATGGTCAACCAATCGCCCGCCACCTACTTCACCTACCGCGACGAAAACCGCGTTTTCACCGACATCGGACTGTGGGACCAGACCGCGGTCACGGTCACCGGCCTGGACCAGCCCGAGCGGGTGTCCGGACTCAACGTCACCGACGGCACCTTGCCGCTGCTCGGCGTCGAGCCCGTCTTGGGCCGCACCTTCAGCAAAGAGGACGACAGCCCCGGCAGCCCCCGCACCGTCATCCTCAGCTACGCCTACTGGCAGCGCCACTTCGGGGGCAACTCCGGCGCTCTAGGCAAGACCCTGAACCTGAGCGGCAATTCTCACGAAATCATCGGAGTCCTGGCACCCGGCTTTCGTTTCCTCAATACCGACCCTGAGCTTTTGATTCCCTTCCGTTTCGACCGCTCCGAGACCATCCTGGGCAACTTCAGCTACCAGGGCGTGGCCCGCCTCAAGGACGGAGTCGACCTGGAGCAGGCCAATCAAGACGTCAACCGCATGTTCCCCATGGCGGCCGAGAACTTTCCCGGCGGCATCAGCCTCAACATGCTCAAAGAGGCCAAGTTCGCAGCCCGTGTACACCCTTTCAAGTTCGACGCGGTGGGCGACATCGGATCGACGCTGTGGATTCTGCTGGGGACGGTGGGACTGGTGCTGCTGATCGCCTGCGCCAACGTCGCCAACCTTCTGCTGGTGCGGGCCGAAGGACGCCAGCAGGAACTGGCCATCCGCATGGCGCTGGGAGCCGACCGCTGGTCGGTGGCCCGCAAGTTCCTGGTGGAAAGCCTGACCCTGGGACTCCTGGGCGGCCTGGCCGGGCTGGCTCTGGCCTACGGCGGCATCCGCCTGCTGCTCTTCCTGGAGCCGGGCAGCCTGCCGCGTCTGCAGGAGATCAGCATCGACCCCAACGTGCTGGGTTTCACGCTGGGCATCTCCCTGCTGGCGGGGGTGCTCTTCGGACTTTTTCCCGCCGTCAAGTACCTGCGTCCGGGGCTGGTGCTGGCGCTCAAAGAAAGCGGACGCGGCGGAACCGCGGGCAAACAGCGCCTGCGGGCGCGCAACATCCTGGTGGTCGGTCAAATCGCTCTGGCGCTGGTGCTGCTGGTGGGCTCGGGACTGATGGTGCGCAGCTTCCAGGCCATGCGCCAGGTGGAACCGGGATTCACCGATCCGGACACGCTGCAGACCTTCCGCATCACCATTCCCAGCGCCGTGGTGGGAGACCCGGTTGAAAGCGTCCGCATGCATCAGCAGATCCTCGAGAACGTCCGCAGCATCGGGGGCGTGGAGTCGGTGGGACTCTCCAACTCGGTTCCCATGGACGGGTGGGACAGCAACGACGCGCTTTTCGTGGAAGAGTTTCCTACCGCGCCCGACACCCTGCCGCCCATCCGCCGCTTCAAGTGGGTCTCCGAGAACTACCACGCCACCATCGGCAACCCGCTGGTAGCGGGACGCGCCATCACCTGGGACGACATCTACAACCAGCGTCCCGTGGTCATGATCACCGAAGACCTGGCCGCCGAGTACTGGGACGACCCGGCCCAGGCGCTGGGCAAGCGGGTGATGTCGAGCCTGTCTGAGAGCAACTGGCGGGAGATCATCGGGGTGGTGGGCCGAGTGCATGACGACGGAGTCGATCAGGACCCGATCAAGACGGTCTACTGGCCGCTGCTGGTGCGCGACATGTGGGAGAACGAGACCTTTACCCAGCGCTCGCTGGTCTACGCCATACGTTCGCCGCGGACGGGTGCCTCCGACTTCACGGACGAGCTGCGTCAAGCGGTTTGGGCGGTCAACCCCGACCTGCCCTTGGCCAGCGTCCGCACCCAGCGCGAGTGGCTGGACGGTTCCATGGCCCGCACCGAGTTCACCCTCATCATGCTGGCCATCGCCGCCGGCGCCGCCATCCTGCTGGGCGCGGTGGGGATCTACGGCGTCATCTCTTACGCCGTGGGCCAGCGCACTCAGGAGATTGGCGTCCGCATGGCGCTGGGAGCCCGCCAAACCGACGTCAGCCGCATGGTGCTGCGCCACGGCTTCTTTCTGGCCGTCATCGGAGTGGGCTTGGGTCTGGCTGCCGCCTTCGGCCTCACCCGCCTGATGGCGGCCCTGCTCTTCGGCGTCGACCCCGTCGACCCCGTCACCTACTCAGCGGTTGCTGCCGCCCTGACCCTGATCGTCCTCTCCGCCACCTACCTCCCCGCCCGCCGCGCCTCCCGCCTGGACCCCACCCAGGCCCTGCGCTGGGAGTAG